The Apium graveolens cultivar Ventura chromosome 10, ASM990537v1, whole genome shotgun sequence nucleotide sequence gatatatatgccaaccaTGTATCTGGAAGTAAATACTGATGAAGATACAAGTCTGATTTTGAAGGAGAAAAGGAATATTCAAGCAAgctctgacagagctcaagttgtcttgacatcaaaagaaaaggaaacctctgacattgctcatgttaaaccttcaacagttctactacctgggtttactaaagctcaacaatctgctcaacctatgaagacttcaacaaatgtttttcagggtagattgatccaagggaaggaagctagagatagaAAAGGACTGGGTAATCCTGATGAGAAAAGAATAAACAACTCTACCTCAAATCCTACATCCCTtactgaaccaggagtagggacaactctagaaagactaaatcaattagagtctgtacagatggtctacaaTTCCAAGCTaaaagaagacataatgctttattttatgatagatgggagagtattccagataagaaaggatgcaattcggttgaagtattatgaagaacggcaacatgttttatttctagttcaagtgaagaacaggtcaacggatggtgctgccagatacttaatatctgatattcagaggcagaagaaactttactctgtaaattctgacagaccatactatccaaagtataGAGCTCATAATGGTGATTTAGTTGAGATGAATCCCAATACTGCTAAgatcactacttttctgggtattaagggtgttgaatttaatatggagtctgacaaagcttatctgatcagactggatcaggagataaggaaagcaaagagtaatgatcttagggctgctatctttcagacaggagaagatacagttgaacttaaagatgctaaaaggaggatgataaatgaacttgaatatgctgagagaactcttctgaagaactatctcagaacaactcctgacattcaagagatcaaacATTGAAGCCATGTcgaggactacaactgttaaattttgaaggatatacaggctaaagctgatatcagactttaaggatggtaaaagctacaaggactgtgagttgtagttatatagtcaaattctcatatgcatttgtacttaatatttttgacatcatcaaatatctattgaacttgtatattatgctaatttacatgttgggggagattgttagatatatttgtgatgtcatgtctattaatgatttgtgtttagttttcagattttgactaacaggacaaatcacgacttaactggaaatcagtacttatactgaagtcagaacttaagatattagaacttaagttatcagaacttaagatatcagaagataatatcaggacttaagaagattttcagataaaaaaggcggctgattgaagggaaagaagatcaagactaaaacaagaagagatatacatggagaagaattctatgaagaatagaagacttggaggaaaagataactaattgatatatgttagagattatcttgtaactgtgtggtatataaacacaacatagggtttacaccagaagtgttattattatcgagaatattattcattgtaactctagcagctcttagtgatattgttcatcactgagagataacggttccattgcaatactattttattaataatattattctttgttacatacttgtgtttttaattcaatttgattgtattatacactgtattcaaccctcttctacagtgtgtgtgacctaacacgtCCCTTACTTCTTAGAGCCAACTTATCTACATCTGTTTGGGGTCATGCTATATTACATGCTGTGAAACTAATAAGGATTAGGCCATCCTCTTATCATAAACAATCTCCCCATCAACTAGCACTTGGTCAAATTCCTTATGTCTCTCATTTTAGGATTTTCGGTTGTGCCGTATATATTCCCATTATCCCACCTCAAAGGTCAAAGATGGGACCGCAAAGGAGGATGGGTATATATGTCGATTTTGATTCATCATCTATTATAAGATATCTTGAACCGCTAATTATGGATGTTTTTACTGCTCGCTATGCTGATTGTCATTTTGATGAATCCATGTTCCCTAAATTAGAGAGAGATAATGATTTGCATAAATTAAATTCCGAAATATCATGGAATGCATCAGGATTAAATTCTATTGATTCATGTACTAATCAATGtgaatttgaatttcaaaaaattattcatATACAAAATATTGCTAATCAAACGCCGGTTGCTTTTAGTGACTCTAGACATATTATAAGCTCACATGTACCTGTTGTTAATGCTCCAACACGAGTTGAAATCCCTACTAAGAAATTAATTCCTGAAGAATTGATTGGTGATTCAAAGTCACTCCAGAAGCGTGGTAAACCTGTTGGTGCAAAAGATGTTGTAGCACGAAAACGCAAATTAATTGGACCTGCCCCTGAAGTGGCAAGTGTTCCAAAAAATACCCCAGAAGTGGTATTACCTTATGAAGAGGTTCAATCCCCTGAAGTGGCTATAACAAACTCCTAGACGTGGGATTACCTCCATAAGAGAATATTGCCCCAGAAGTGGCAAATGCTTCCACAGAAGCAAAGGTACCTGAAAATTATGAGATCTCAATGAATTATATCCATAACGCGAAATTACTAGATCGTGGGAGTATTGAGGTTGATGATGTATACGCTTTTTTGTGGCATCTGATATTATTATGAACTCCGATCCTGAACCATAAAGTGTGGAAGAGTGTCGACACCgagatgattggccaaaatggaaaatTGCAATTCAAGAAGAATAGCAATCCTTACGCAAGAGAAATGTATTTGGACCTGCAGTCCAAACACCAGCTGGTATAGTCCCTGTCGGGAATAGATGGGAGTTTGTACGAAAACGAAATGTGAGaaatgaaattgtgagatataaGGCCCGGCTAGTAGCCCGGGGATTCTCTCAAAGGCCTGGATTTGATTATCTGGAAACTTACTCTCCTGTAATGGATGGAGTTACTTTTCTTTTCTAATGGTATGGCTTGTATGGAAAGATTAGAAACACGTCTCATGGACATTTTGACAACATACCTTTATGGATCACTTGATAGTGATATTTATATGAAAATTCTTGAAGGATTAAAGTTAGATGAAACTAATACCCGTCATTTATATTCTAGTTAAATTGCAACGATCATTATATGGTTTAAAAtaatctggtcgtatgtggtacaaCAGGCTTAGTGAATATTTATTGAATAATGGATATGTAAATAATcaagtgttaggtcacacacactgtagaagggggttgaatacagtgtttactacaatcaaatcgaatataagaactcaagtaacagaaaacaaattttattcaacacaataaactctgttacaatatggaactgtcctctctcagtgatgaacaaattatcacgagagctgttagggttacaaagaataataacttcgataatgataacacttatagtgtaaatcctatgcctgtgtttatatattacacagttataagataatgttctaattgatatggaatataattccgcttcgtaaaatatatcaactagttatcttttcttccaagtattctattcttcatagaattctttcttcatgcatatttctttctgtcttagtctcgatcttctttcctttcaatcagccgcctgccttatctgaaagtcatcttaagtcctgatattatctcctgataaataagtgctgatttccagttaagtactgatttgtcctgttaggtaagatctgtaaactaaacacaaatcatattacacatgacattatcaaatatatctaacatcaaGTGTGTCCATGCGTGTTTATCAAAAAGTTATAAACTGGATTTGTTATTATTGCTGTATATGTggattatttgaatattataggTACTTCTGAAGATATTACTAACGTTGCTACttatttgaaaaatgagtttgaaatgaaagatcttgaaAAGACAAAATTTTGTTTAGGTAATGGAGCACTTATCTTCATGCATATTTGTTCATCATTCCACTTATACAGAAAAAGTTCTTGATTGGTTCTACATGGACAAATCTCATCCACTAACCACACCGATGGTTGTTCAGTCACTCGAAGTTGAAAAGGATTCATTCCATCCTAGaaaagtcctgatattatctcctgatgcaattccactataccttcatccacatgttcccttataaagtggtacctaatgctgatgtgctttgtcat carries:
- the LOC141691776 gene encoding uncharacterized protein LOC141691776 translates to MGPQRRMGIYVDFDSSSIIRYLEPLIMDVFTARYADCHFDESMFPKLERDNDLHKLNSEISWNASGLNSIDSCTNQCEFEFQKIIHIQNIANQTPVAFSDSRHIISSHVPVVNAPTRVEIPTKKLIPEELIGDSKSLQKRGKPVGAKDVVARKRKLIGPAPEVASVPKNTPEVVLPYEEVQSPEVAITNS